One window of Cryobacterium arcticum genomic DNA carries:
- a CDS encoding J domain-containing protein, which produces MSESPAAASPYEVLGVTPSATDEELRRAYRRKLRQSHPDVGGSAASFHAVQLAWERIGSPASRAAYDGARYPGATDAGGAGRAAGPATARSASSGVKARMYGHPGGHSRQRYLALLREWAGRGTTIDDPYASDLIRSAPREIRHRLAKALAEEATAQLIAGLGIGYTAWHDVATRDDVEKIDHVVLGPAGLFAILSEDWGAPVELRRGELVGDALEPGEEPLADFAAAARILAKSLRVRFTALIVVAPDEAVTEPFSLPSRGRRAMVVVIPRSRLVGVLRDGIAGMERGSFEKVFELRSTLQNGIRFVED; this is translated from the coding sequence ATGTCAGAGAGTCCGGCTGCGGCCAGCCCGTACGAGGTGCTGGGCGTGACCCCGTCGGCGACCGACGAAGAACTCCGGCGCGCCTACCGGCGAAAACTGCGCCAATCCCACCCCGACGTCGGTGGCTCCGCGGCCTCCTTCCACGCCGTGCAGCTGGCCTGGGAACGCATCGGCAGCCCGGCGAGCCGGGCCGCGTACGACGGCGCCCGGTACCCCGGCGCCACGGATGCCGGGGGAGCCGGGCGAGCCGCCGGACCGGCCACCGCAAGATCGGCGTCGAGCGGCGTGAAGGCGCGCATGTACGGACACCCGGGCGGGCATTCCCGGCAACGCTATCTGGCGTTGCTTCGCGAGTGGGCCGGCCGCGGCACCACCATCGACGACCCGTACGCGAGTGACCTGATCCGGTCGGCTCCGCGGGAGATCCGGCACCGCCTCGCGAAGGCCCTCGCCGAGGAGGCCACCGCGCAGCTCATCGCGGGTCTCGGCATCGGCTACACGGCCTGGCACGATGTGGCCACACGGGACGACGTGGAGAAGATCGACCATGTCGTGCTCGGCCCGGCCGGGCTGTTCGCGATCCTCTCGGAGGATTGGGGGGCGCCCGTAGAGCTGCGCCGCGGCGAGCTCGTGGGCGACGCCCTCGAACCCGGCGAGGAACCGCTGGCCGACTTCGCGGCGGCCGCGCGTATCCTGGCCAAGTCCCTGAGGGTACGCTTCACGGCGCTCATCGTGGTCGCTCCCGACGAAGCCGTGACCGAGCCGTTCTCGCTGCCGAGCCGCGGCCGGCGGGCCATGGTCGTCGTCATCCCGCGGTCTCGCCTGGTGGGCGTGCTCCGGGACGGCATCGCGGGTATGGAGCGCGGCAGCTTCGAGAAGGTCTTCGAGCTGCGCAGCACCCTGCAGAACGGTATCCGGTTCGTCGAAGACTAG
- a CDS encoding ABC-F family ATP-binding cassette domain-containing protein, producing MSLIRLNDVTVRFENTQVLRETFFRLEPGDRVGMIGRNGSGKTTLIKLILGQVTPDTGTVTVDDGVKIGYFSQFSELNGTSSITEVLDALFVEIKAVEAELASIDAAIAADSSASAELDRLIHRQSELFEDMDRLDGWDYPRRIDAALTILGFDEAHRTCAIDELSGGWRNRAALAKILLEAPDVLLLDEPTNYLDVAGVEWLESWFRDFRGAAVIVSHDRTFLDAVVTRIIELENFHLHEYPGNFGEYVVQKQFRLKTLEAQFVHESELLAFESEGIADRREAQKAASRKLGTQLATIKKSRTPRPVDKIITEIYGGLHVKDVLCRVEMLSKAYGEKVLFNDLSFEIRRGNRIVVLGANGSGKTTLLRVLTGEESADHGEVDWAKGAGMVSYNQVLAELDDTDTVSHAVNALEGSLAFTATKKSVNRFLTMFQFSEADLKQKIGNLSGGQKARVAMAQCLLSGASVLLLDEPTNHLDMSSTQVMERALLHFPGAVVVVSHDRFFTDKIANRRLIFGSAGAEPGEVEVAVA from the coding sequence ATGAGTTTGATCCGGCTGAACGACGTGACCGTGCGTTTCGAGAACACCCAGGTGCTTCGCGAGACCTTCTTCAGGCTCGAACCGGGGGACCGGGTCGGCATGATCGGCCGCAACGGCTCGGGTAAGACCACCCTGATCAAGCTGATCCTCGGCCAGGTGACGCCGGACACCGGCACGGTCACGGTCGACGACGGCGTGAAGATCGGCTACTTCTCCCAGTTCTCCGAGCTGAACGGCACGTCGTCGATCACCGAGGTGCTCGACGCCCTGTTCGTCGAGATCAAAGCCGTCGAGGCCGAGCTCGCCTCGATCGACGCGGCCATCGCCGCCGACTCCTCGGCCAGCGCGGAGCTGGACCGCCTGATCCACCGGCAGTCCGAGCTCTTCGAGGACATGGACCGGCTGGACGGCTGGGACTACCCGCGCCGCATCGACGCGGCCCTCACCATCCTGGGCTTCGACGAGGCCCACCGTACCTGCGCAATCGACGAGCTCTCCGGCGGCTGGCGCAACCGCGCCGCCCTGGCCAAGATCCTGCTCGAGGCACCGGACGTACTGCTGCTGGACGAACCGACCAACTACCTCGACGTCGCCGGCGTGGAATGGCTCGAGAGCTGGTTCCGCGATTTCAGGGGCGCCGCCGTCATCGTCTCCCACGACCGCACCTTCCTCGACGCCGTCGTGACCCGCATCATCGAGCTGGAGAATTTCCACCTGCACGAGTACCCGGGCAACTTCGGCGAGTACGTCGTGCAGAAGCAGTTCCGGCTCAAGACCCTCGAGGCGCAGTTCGTGCACGAGTCCGAGCTGCTCGCGTTCGAGTCCGAGGGCATCGCCGACCGGCGGGAGGCGCAGAAGGCCGCGAGCCGGAAGCTCGGCACCCAGCTGGCGACCATCAAGAAGTCCCGCACTCCGCGGCCGGTCGACAAGATCATCACCGAGATCTACGGCGGCCTGCACGTGAAGGATGTGCTCTGCCGGGTCGAGATGCTCAGCAAGGCCTATGGCGAGAAGGTGCTCTTCAACGACCTGAGCTTCGAGATCCGTCGCGGCAACCGCATCGTGGTGCTCGGCGCCAACGGCAGCGGCAAGACCACGCTGCTGCGCGTGCTCACCGGAGAGGAGTCCGCCGACCACGGCGAGGTCGACTGGGCCAAAGGCGCCGGCATGGTGTCGTACAACCAGGTGCTGGCCGAACTCGACGACACGGACACCGTCAGCCATGCCGTGAACGCGCTCGAGGGCAGCCTGGCTTTCACGGCCACCAAGAAGTCGGTCAACCGGTTCCTCACCATGTTCCAGTTCTCCGAGGCCGACCTCAAGCAGAAGATCGGCAATCTCTCCGGCGGCCAGAAGGCCCGGGTCGCCATGGCCCAGTGCCTGCTCTCCGGTGCCTCGGTGCTGCTGCTCGACGAACCCACCAACCACCTCGACATGTCGAGCACCCAGGTGATGGAGCGCGCGCTGCTGCACTTTCCCGGAGCCGTCGTCGTGGTCAGCCACGACAGGTTCTTCACCGACAAGATCGCCAACCGCCGCCTGATCTTCGGCAGTGCCGGTGCCGAACCGGGCGAGGTCGAGGTCGCCGTAGCCTGA
- a CDS encoding DUF1345 domain-containing protein codes for MKTSALVPRVRRSSTRLIAMVVVGSAAGLVTGLTGAWLLAPAIGWCAAAVFYIGWVWLVVAGMDAPTTAAHATREDPSRGITDLLLILASLASLGSILIVLLQARGAQGAGQALLAALAVVSVGLSWVLVHTLFTLRYASLYYAEEDGGVDFNQVEPPRYSDFAYLSFTLGMTFQVSDTSLTTTVMRAAALRHALMSFLFGSIILATLINLVAGL; via the coding sequence GTGAAGACTTCAGCTCTCGTTCCGCGGGTGCGCCGCTCCAGCACCCGGCTCATCGCCATGGTCGTTGTCGGCTCAGCCGCCGGCCTCGTGACGGGATTGACCGGTGCCTGGCTCCTCGCCCCGGCTATCGGCTGGTGCGCCGCGGCGGTGTTCTACATCGGCTGGGTCTGGCTTGTCGTGGCGGGGATGGACGCGCCGACGACGGCGGCTCACGCCACCAGGGAAGACCCGTCGCGCGGCATCACCGACCTCCTGCTGATCCTGGCCAGCCTGGCCAGCCTGGGCAGCATCCTCATCGTGCTCTTGCAGGCCCGCGGCGCCCAGGGGGCGGGTCAGGCCCTGCTCGCCGCCCTCGCCGTGGTGAGCGTCGGGCTGTCCTGGGTGCTTGTGCACACGCTCTTCACCCTGCGTTATGCCTCGCTCTATTACGCCGAGGAGGACGGCGGGGTGGACTTCAACCAGGTCGAACCGCCGCGCTATTCGGATTTCGCGTACCTGTCGTTCACGCTGGGGATGACCTTCCAGGTCTCCGACACGTCGCTCACGACCACGGTCATGCGCGCGGCGGCTCTCCGCCACGCCCTGATGTCGTTCCTGTTCGGCTCGATCATCCTGGCCACCCTGATCAACCTGGTCGCGGGTCTCTGA